The Brassica oleracea var. oleracea cultivar TO1000 chromosome C6, BOL, whole genome shotgun sequence genome includes a region encoding these proteins:
- the LOC106298907 gene encoding amino acid permease 5-like translates to MVEDVKNVQGDVLPRSSSELLDDDGRPKRTGTVWTTSAHIITAVIGSGVLSLAWAIAQLGWVAGPVAMLLFSFVSYYTSTLLASCYRSGDPVTGKRNYTYMDAIHSNLGGIKVKLCGIVQYVNLFGTAIGYTIASAISLIAIQRTTCHHNNRGKAPCPVNGNAYIIGFGVLQILLSQIPDFDQLWWLSLVAAVMSFGYSTIGLGLGISKLVENKEIKGTLTGVTIGTVTPTGKMWRTFQALGNIAFAYAYSMIFVEIQDTLKSPPSEEITMKKAALVSVAVTTFFYTLCGCVGYAAFGESAPENLLAAGGFTNPYWLLNIANLAILIHLVGAYQVYAQPIFAFVEKKASKMYPESTFVTKEIEIPLFSGSKPFCLNFFRLVWRTVFVITITLISMLMPFFNDVVGLLGAIGFWPLTVYFPVEMYIAQKNVPSWSTRWLCLQVLSLVCLIVSLAAAAGSVVGIVSKIKTYKPFQSDF, encoded by the exons ATGGTCGAGGATGTCAAGAATGTTCAGGGAGATGTACTTCCTCGAAGCAGCTCCGAGTTATTAGACGATGATGGCCGTCCAAAGCGAACCG GGACGGTGTGGACTACAAGTGCACATATCATAACAGCAGTAATTGGGTCAGGAGTATTGTCTCTGGCATGGGCTATTGCTCAGCTTGGTTGGGTGGCTGGTCCAGTGGCAATGCTACTCTTTTCTTTTGTCAGTTATTACACTTCTACTCTCCTCGCTTCTTGTTACCGCTCTGGGGACCCTGTCACCGGCAAGAGAAACTACACTTACATGGACGCTATCCACTCCAACCTCG GTGGCATTAAGGTGAAACTATGTGGAATTGTGCAGTATGTTAATCTCTTTGGTACTGCAATTGGTTACACTATTGCATCAGCTATAAGCCTCAT AGCAATCCAGAGGACAACTTGCCACCATAACAATCGGGGGAAAGCACCATGTCCTGTCAATGGCAATGCTTACATTATTGGGTTCGGTGTATTACAAATCTTATTATCGCAGATTCCTGATTTTGATCAGTTATGGTGGCTGTCCCTCGTTGCTGCAGTCATGTCTTTTGGTTACTCCACCATTGGGCTTGGCCTTGGAATCTCCAAATTGGTTGAGAACAAAGAGATTAAAGGCACTCTCACTGGAGTCACCATTGGGACAGTGACACCCACCGGGAAAATGTGGAGGACCTTTCAGGCTCTTGGAAATATTGCGTTTGCCTACGCTTACTCCATGATTTTCGTCGAGATTCAG GACACGTTAAAATCACCGCCTTCTGAAGAAATCACGATGAAGAAAGCAGCTCTCGTAAGTGTGGCAGTAACGACCTTCTTCTACACGCTCTGTGGCTGCGTGGGGTATGCAGCATTCGGAGAGTCTGCACCCGAAAACCTCCTCGCTGCTGGAGGCTTCACAAACCCGTATTGGTTGCTTAACATAGCCAATCTCGCCATATTGATCCATCTAGTCGGAGCTTACCAAGTCTATGCCCAACCAATCTTTGCCTTTGTCGAGAAAAAAGCTTCCAAGATGTATCCAGAGAGTACGTTCGTCACAAAAGAGATAGAGATTCCACTCTTTTCTGGATCCAAGCCCTTCTGTTTAAATTTCTTTAGGCTCGTGTGGAGGACGGTCTTTGTGATTACAATAACGTTGATCTCAATGCTAATGCCTTTCTTTAACGATGTTGTTGGTCTCTTGGGGGCCATCGGCTTTTGGCCTCTAACGGTTTATTTCCCTGTGGAAATGTACATTGCACAGAAGAATGTGCCGAGTTGGAGCACAAGATGGCTTTGTCTTCAAGTCTTGAGTTTGGTTTGTCTTATTGTCTCTTTAGCCGCGGCAGCAGGATCTGTAGTTGGCATTGTTAGTAAAATCAAGACTTACAAACCTTTCCAGTCCGATTTCTGA